TCCATCCAGCCGGTGTCCACCGGACCGGGATTCAACACATTTGCCGTGATGCCGAGCGGTCCCAGCTCCCTCGCCGCGGCAATGACCGTCCGGTCCAGCGCTCCCTTGGAAGCGCCGTACGGCAGGTTGAACGCCGTGTGGTCGCTGGTCAGCGCCACGATCGCGCCGCCGTCGTGCGATGCCTGCCGGGCAAAGGCGGCGATCAGCTGCCAGCTGGCCCGGGTGTTTACGGCAAAGTGCCTGTCCCAGCTGGCCAGGGTGGTGTCCAGGATGCCGGAGTCCACGGACTCCGCGTGGCTGAGGACCATGCCCTGCAGCGTCCCGGCCTGATCTGCAACGTCGGCCATGAGCCGGTCCACCGCGAGCGGATCCTCCAGATCCGCAGGCAGGGCGAGTATTCGGGCGCCTGTGGCCTCCAGTTCGGCAATGAGGCGTTCGACGTCGTCAGGCTGGACTCCCCAGGGCATCCGGGAGTCGTACTCCTGCCAGTAGGTCAGCACCAGGTCCCAGCCGTCGGCGGCCAGGCGGCGGGCAATGCCGGCGCCGATTCCGGCGAGGCGTCCGACACCGGTAACCAGCGCGGTCTTGCGCTGCTCGACCGTCTGGGGCTCGGCGGGCTGCACGCCAACGGGCTCCGCCGCAGGCTGGCCTTCCGGGAACAGGCTCACGCCGGCACCTCAGCCAGTGCGCCGCGCCGCAGCACCACCAGCCAGCAGGCCAGGATGGCAACACCGCAAAACACTCCCGCGCTGGAGGCCATGATCCACGGAACCGGGGTCTGGAAGTCCAGGTTCTCCGCTCCGAGGGCAGTGCCGATGCTTTTAGGTGAAAAGAAGAACACCATAATCGATGCCCCGAGCACGCCTCCCATGACCCAGCGGGTTGCCCGGTGGCGGTGTGGTGTCTCCCGCAGGGTCCAGGCGAAGGCCGGGAGGACCGCCGCCATCCAGACCCAGTGGTGGGACCACGAGACGGGGCTGATGAGGAGCATGGTGAGGGCGGTCGCCGAAATGGCCACCACCCGGGCGCCCTGGTCGCTGGCGGCCTTGATGACCAGGGCACCCACGCCCGCCACCAGCAGGCTCAGCAGCAGCCACGGGAGGGTGATACCGGCTTCGGGAACGCCGAAATGCAGCAGCGCGCCTTTGAGGGAGAGGTTGTCCACGTAGCCTGCGCCGCCGATCCGGGACGTGTCGGGGAGGATCTCCAGCCAGAACTGGACGGACTCCGCCGGGCGGACCAGCCAGCCCAGAACCACGGTGAAGGCGAAGCCGCCGGCCATGTTCATCAGCCCCCGCCAGTCCTTGCGCACCAGGAAGTACAGTCCGAACGCCAGGGGCGTGAGTTTGATGCCGGCCGCGATGCCCACCAGGAATCCGCTGCCCGGAAATCCCCGGTTCCAATGCTGGTTCCTGGCCAGGAGGTCGGCTGCCATCAGGCCCATCAGCAGGATGTTGATCTGCCCGAATGCCAGGGTCTCGCGCCAGGGGCCGAGATTGATGACGGCCAGCAGCAGCACCACAGCACCCCAGCGGTTCCGGGTAGCTGTGAAACCGGCGGCCCCAAAGGTGCTGCGCCAGTCCTGTTTGGCGCTCCAGTACCGCACTCCCCGCACCGCGACCCAGACGGCCACGGCCACCCCGGCCGTGTTGAACAGCCTCAGCGCCGAATCCTCCGGCAGCCTGGCCAGCAGGCCGAACAGCAGCGCGGCGAACGGCGGATACGTGAACGGCAGCTCCGGCCCTCCGGCCCAGCCCACTGTCAACCGGTAGAGGCCCGACGGCGCCTGGCCGGCGTCGTTGAGGATCTTGCCGCCGTGCCAGTACACGCTGAAGTCGAGGCCCTGCTCGCCCCAGGCTTCGAGCCTGGAGGACAGGAACACCGCGGCCGCCAGCACGGCCAGCAGGGTCACCAGCTCAGCCGGGATGCCGACTGCCAGCCGGCTCCGCGACCACCTCGCGACAGTCCTGGTTGCAGAAGTCCATGTTGCAGCACTTAGGGCGCGGGGCTGGATGTTCTTGCCGGCAGCGGGCCGTGTTCCGGCGTCGAGCTCTTTTTCGGCGTCGAGCACTGCCATCCGGTATCCCCAAACGTTGTTCCTGCAGAGCTGCGCCACTGAAGGCGCTTTGCGCGCTGTATCGCGATGTTGTGACGGCTGACTCGCGCCGGATTCGGCGCCTCGTCCTCACATCCTACTGAAGCAGCGTCCCAGTCCCGGGTTGCGCAGCACCGGTGTGGCGCGGCAAGCCGAAAGCCGGCCTGCCCCCTAGGAGCAGGGTTCAGCTGCCGGCGGTGCTGGCGGCCACCAGCACCGGCTCCCGCGTTCCGGCGTCCTTGCGGATGGTGGCGCTGATGACGGCGGCAATGGTGCACATGGCTGCTGCGCCGAACCACGCGTAGGTGTACTGGCCGGTGGCGTCACGGATGGCTCCGGCAGCCAGGGCCGCGGCGGCGGCACCGAGCTGGTGGGCCGCGAAGACCCAGCCGAACACCACGCTGCCGTCGGCCCCGAACACCTGGCGGCAGATGGCCGCCGTTGGCGGAACAGTCGCCACCCAGTCCAGTCCGTAGATCACGACGAAGACGATCATGCTGGGCTGGACCGTGGCACTGAGGAGGATCGGCAACACCAGGAGCCCGATACCGCGGAACTGGTAGTACACCGCCAGCAGGAGCCGCGGGTTGAAGCGGTCGGTCAGCCAGCCGGAGGCGATGGTGCCCACGATGTCGAAGATCCCGACGACCGCCAGCAAGCCAGCCGCCGTGGTCTCAGACATGCCGTGGTCGTGGGCGGACGGGATGAAGTGCGTGCCGATCAGCCCGTTGGTGGTGGCCCCGCAGATGGCGAAGCCGGCCACGAGCGCCCAGAACGTCCGGACTTTGCTGGCGCGCTTGAGCACCTGGAGCGCCCTGACAGCGGCATTTCTGCTGGGCTCGGTTGCTGCCGCCGTTTCGGTTCCCGGACTGGAGTCCGTCGCGGCTACCGGTCCGGCGGCGGGGCTGCCCGCGGCGGCCGCGCCGTCATCCGTACCGTCCGCAACTTCCTCAGCGCCGTAAGGCTCCACGCCGGCGTCGGCAGGCGAGTTCTTGAGGAATTTGAGCACCAGCGGCACCACGGCCAGAGCGCCGGCAGCGATCAGCAGTGACGCCTGCCGCCAGCCCGGTTCCTGGGCGAGCATGGCGATGAACGGCAGGAAGACCAGCTGTCCGGCGGCGCTCCCCGCGGTGAGGATGCCGATCACCAGGCCGCGGCTTTTGGCGAACCAGGTGTTGGCGATGGTGGCGGCGAAGACCAGGGCCATGGAGCCCGTCCCGAGTCCGATCAGCAGGCCCCAGGTGAGGAGGATCTGCCACGACTGGTTGACCAGCACGGTCAGCGCACTGCCGGCACCGATCAGCACCAGCGCCACGGAAGTCACGGCGCGGATGCCGAACCGTTCCATAAGCGCTGCGGCAAAGGGTGCGGTGAGGCCGAAGAGCACCAGGTTGATGCTGACTGCGGCGGACAGCACGGTGGTGGACCAGCCGAATTCGTTCTGCAGCGGCACCATCAGGACGCCGGGGGCCGCCCGGAAGCCGGCGGCGCCCACGAGTGCCAGGAACGCGACGGCGGCCACGATCCAGGCCGGATGGAGGCGCTTTTTGGGCGAGGGCAGCAGGGTGGTCTCGGGAGCGCTCATGCTGCGGGTCCGATCTGTGAGGCGGTCTGCGGGGAGTTGGTCTGAAGGCCTGCGTTCCGGCGCGCGGACGGCGAGCCCGCGGTGGCCAGGCGGACCGGTTCCGGGGTGCGGGTGAGGCTGTGCCAGCTGGTGTTTTCGGCGGTGAGCCGCTCGCCGCAGGCCGTGCAGGTGTCCGCCGAGGACGTCCGCTGCCCGCAGGTCGAGTGGATGACGAACATGTGCGCCTGCTGCGACGGTGCCGGCAGGTGCTTTTCGGCCCAGATTACGACGGCGTTGAGCACCGGCAGGGCGTCCTCGCCCTTTTCGGTGAGGACATATTCGCGGCGGGTGCGTCCGCCGTCGTCATACGGTTTCCGCGTCAGCAGACCGGCCTCCACGAGGCCGGCCAGGCGTTTGGTAAGCACGGAATCGGCAACCAAGAGCCGTTCCTTCATGGCATCGAAGCGGCCGTTCCCGAAGAAGACCTCCCGCAGCACCAGCATGCTCCAGGGATCGCCCAGGATGTCCAGGCCGCGGGCCATGGCGCAGGTGCGTTGGGACCAGTCAGAGCGGAGTGCCATGCAGGACACCCTAGCTGACTCTTTTCAAGAAAGCCAGGGTTTCCTGGATGAATTTCCGGGACTAAAACATCAGCGGAGCGTGGCCCTGGACGGACGATAGGCCAGCGCCCAGTAGGCCAGCATGGCGATGCCGCAGACAACTCCGAGGCTGGATACCGTGAGCTGCCACTGCGTCTGCGGGTCTTTGCCCCACTCATGCGCACCCGCCATGACAGCCAGGTACTTCGGCGTCAGGTAAAACGCCACTGCCGAGGCGGCCACGAT
This genomic window from Arthrobacter sp. 24S4-2 contains:
- a CDS encoding SDR family oxidoreductase — its product is MQPAEPQTVEQRKTALVTGVGRLAGIGAGIARRLAADGWDLVLTYWQEYDSRMPWGVQPDDVERLIAELEATGARILALPADLEDPLAVDRLMADVADQAGTLQGMVLSHAESVDSGILDTTLASWDRHFAVNTRASWQLIAAFARQASHDGGAIVALTSDHTAFNLPYGASKGALDRTVIAAARELGPLGITANVLNPGPVDTGWMDAPLREDLARRQPGGRLGTPADVAGTVAFLLSREGRWVSGQLIKADGGFSA
- a CDS encoding MFS transporter, which produces MSAPETTLLPSPKKRLHPAWIVAAVAFLALVGAAGFRAAPGVLMVPLQNEFGWSTTVLSAAVSINLVLFGLTAPFAAALMERFGIRAVTSVALVLIGAGSALTVLVNQSWQILLTWGLLIGLGTGSMALVFAATIANTWFAKSRGLVIGILTAGSAAGQLVFLPFIAMLAQEPGWRQASLLIAAGALAVVPLVLKFLKNSPADAGVEPYGAEEVADGTDDGAAAAGSPAAGPVAATDSSPGTETAAATEPSRNAAVRALQVLKRASKVRTFWALVAGFAICGATTNGLIGTHFIPSAHDHGMSETTAAGLLAVVGIFDIVGTIASGWLTDRFNPRLLLAVYYQFRGIGLLVLPILLSATVQPSMIVFVVIYGLDWVATVPPTAAICRQVFGADGSVVFGWVFAAHQLGAAAAALAAGAIRDATGQYTYAWFGAAAMCTIAAVISATIRKDAGTREPVLVAASTAGS
- a CDS encoding helix-turn-helix domain-containing protein, which translates into the protein MALRSDWSQRTCAMARGLDILGDPWSMLVLREVFFGNGRFDAMKERLLVADSVLTKRLAGLVEAGLLTRKPYDDGGRTRREYVLTEKGEDALPVLNAVVIWAEKHLPAPSQQAHMFVIHSTCGQRTSSADTCTACGERLTAENTSWHSLTRTPEPVRLATAGSPSARRNAGLQTNSPQTASQIGPAA
- a CDS encoding glycosyltransferase 87 family protein, with protein sequence MAVLDAEKELDAGTRPAAGKNIQPRALSAATWTSATRTVARWSRSRLAVGIPAELVTLLAVLAAAVFLSSRLEAWGEQGLDFSVYWHGGKILNDAGQAPSGLYRLTVGWAGGPELPFTYPPFAALLFGLLARLPEDSALRLFNTAGVAVAVWVAVRGVRYWSAKQDWRSTFGAAGFTATRNRWGAVVLLLAVINLGPWRETLAFGQINILLMGLMAADLLARNQHWNRGFPGSGFLVGIAAGIKLTPLAFGLYFLVRKDWRGLMNMAGGFAFTVVLGWLVRPAESVQFWLEILPDTSRIGGAGYVDNLSLKGALLHFGVPEAGITLPWLLLSLLVAGVGALVIKAASDQGARVVAISATALTMLLISPVSWSHHWVWMAAVLPAFAWTLRETPHRHRATRWVMGGVLGASIMVFFFSPKSIGTALGAENLDFQTPVPWIMASSAGVFCGVAILACWLVVLRRGALAEVPA